In the Acidovorax sp. A79 genome, one interval contains:
- the paaD gene encoding 1,2-phenylacetyl-CoA epoxidase subunit PaaD — protein MAPAATADARIARAWEVLDGVPDPEVPAVSVCDLGIVRDVRLAGDGLEIVLTPTYSGCPATEAIERDVLAAIEAAGLGPAHATLQRAPAWTTEWITERGRARLLAYGIAPPGPLPPGTEVPLRFMPRANAAAPALACPRCGSLQTERLSAFGSTACKALYRCMACREPFEHFKPL, from the coding sequence ATGGCTCCTGCTGCAACTGCCGACGCGCGCATCGCCCGCGCGTGGGAGGTGCTCGACGGCGTGCCCGATCCCGAGGTGCCCGCGGTCTCCGTGTGCGACCTGGGCATCGTGCGCGACGTGCGCCTGGCGGGCGATGGCCTGGAGATCGTGCTTACCCCCACCTACTCGGGCTGCCCGGCCACCGAGGCCATCGAGCGCGACGTGCTCGCCGCCATCGAGGCGGCAGGACTGGGTCCGGCCCATGCCACGCTGCAGCGCGCCCCGGCCTGGACCACCGAGTGGATCACAGAGCGCGGCCGTGCCCGCCTGCTGGCCTACGGCATCGCGCCGCCCGGCCCGCTGCCTCCGGGCACCGAGGTGCCGCTGCGCTTCATGCCGCGTGCCAATGCCGCCGCCCCGGCCCTGGCCTGCCCGCGCTGCGGCAGCCTGCAGACCGAGCGGCTCTCGGCCTTCGGCTCCACGGCCTGCAAGGCGCTGTACCGCTGCATGGCCTGCCGCGAGCCCTTCGAACATTTCAAGCCCTTGTGA
- a CDS encoding ABC transporter substrate-binding protein: protein MACGAALADITVGVTVSATGPAASLGIPEKNTIALMPRTIGGQKVNYIVLDDASDTTTAVGNTRKLISESKVDIILGSSTTPNSLAMIDVVAEAQTPMISMAASARIVEPMDAKKKWVFKTPQNDIMMSLAIVDHMANAGVKTVAFIGFADAYGEGWYQEFGKAAAIKKIQIVANERYARTDTSVTGQTLKMISAKPDAVLIAGSGTPAALPQKALKERGFTGKVYQTHGVANADFLRVGGKDVEGTFLPSGPVLVASQLPASHPVKKSASAYVAAYEAAHGKDSVSTFGAHGWDAGVLMAAAVPVALKKAKPGTVEFRTALRDALEQIKEVPGAHGIFNMSENDHLGLDQRARVMVKIENGTWKYIP from the coding sequence ATGGCCTGCGGCGCTGCCCTGGCCGACATCACCGTCGGTGTCACGGTGTCGGCCACCGGCCCGGCCGCCTCGCTGGGCATTCCCGAGAAGAACACCATCGCCCTGATGCCGCGCACCATCGGCGGCCAGAAGGTCAACTACATCGTGCTCGACGACGCGTCGGACACGACCACCGCCGTGGGCAACACGCGCAAGCTGATCAGCGAAAGCAAGGTCGACATCATCCTCGGGTCGAGCACCACGCCCAACTCGCTGGCCATGATCGATGTGGTCGCCGAGGCGCAGACGCCCATGATCTCCATGGCCGCCTCGGCGCGCATCGTCGAGCCCATGGACGCCAAGAAGAAGTGGGTCTTCAAGACCCCGCAGAACGACATCATGATGTCGCTGGCCATCGTGGACCACATGGCCAACGCCGGCGTGAAGACCGTGGCCTTCATCGGCTTTGCCGACGCCTACGGCGAAGGCTGGTACCAGGAGTTCGGCAAGGCCGCCGCCATCAAGAAGATCCAGATCGTGGCCAACGAGCGCTATGCGCGCACCGACACCTCGGTGACGGGCCAGACGCTGAAGATGATCTCGGCCAAGCCCGACGCCGTGCTCATCGCCGGCTCCGGCACGCCGGCCGCATTGCCCCAGAAGGCGCTCAAGGAGCGCGGCTTCACCGGCAAGGTCTACCAGACCCACGGCGTGGCCAATGCCGACTTCCTGCGCGTGGGCGGCAAGGACGTGGAAGGCACCTTTCTGCCCTCCGGCCCGGTGCTCGTGGCTTCGCAGCTGCCCGCCTCGCACCCGGTGAAGAAGTCGGCCAGCGCCTACGTGGCCGCCTATGAGGCTGCCCACGGCAAGGACAGCGTCTCCACCTTCGGCGCCCATGGCTGGGATGCCGGCGTGCTGATGGCCGCCGCCGTGCCGGTGGCCCTGAAGAAGGCCAAGCCCGGCACCGTGGAATTCCGCACGGCCCTGCGCGATGCGCTCGAGCAGATCAAGGAAGTGCCCGGCGCGCACGGCATCTTCAACATGTCCGAGAACGACCACCTGGGCCTGGACCAGCGCGCCCGCGTGATGGTCAAGATCGAGAACGGGACCTGGAAATACATTCCCTGA
- a CDS encoding enoyl-CoA hydratase-related protein: MSEPLVLVTQSGAVQTLALHRPAALNSFTAELHAQLLDALEAAAANTEVRCVVLTGTGRAFCAGQDLADPAVAPDLTPGAAPKDLGEVIEKLYGPLCLRIRSMPIPVVAAVNGVAAGAGANLALSCDLVLAARSASFIQAFTKIGLVPDTGGTWLLPRLVGRAQALGLALLGDKLPAADAERLGLIWRCVDDAALQDEAQALAQRLAAMPVKALVATRNAIDAAAQMDYGQALAREAAVQRTLGASADYREGVEAFIGKRAPVFKDR, encoded by the coding sequence ATGTCTGAACCCCTTGTCCTTGTGACGCAGTCGGGCGCCGTGCAAACACTGGCGCTCCACCGGCCCGCCGCGCTCAACAGCTTTACCGCCGAGTTGCATGCGCAACTGCTGGACGCCCTGGAGGCCGCTGCGGCTAACACCGAGGTGCGCTGCGTGGTGCTCACGGGCACGGGCCGGGCCTTCTGCGCGGGGCAGGACCTGGCCGACCCGGCCGTGGCGCCCGACCTCACGCCCGGCGCCGCGCCCAAGGACCTGGGTGAAGTGATCGAGAAACTCTACGGCCCGCTGTGCCTGCGCATCCGCAGCATGCCCATCCCCGTGGTGGCCGCCGTCAACGGTGTGGCCGCCGGCGCGGGCGCGAACCTGGCGCTCTCGTGCGACCTGGTGCTGGCCGCGCGCTCGGCCAGCTTCATCCAGGCCTTCACCAAGATCGGGCTGGTGCCCGACACCGGCGGCACCTGGCTGCTGCCGCGCCTGGTGGGCCGTGCGCAGGCCCTGGGCCTGGCGCTGCTGGGCGACAAGCTGCCCGCCGCCGATGCCGAGCGCCTGGGCCTGATCTGGCGCTGCGTGGACGACGCGGCGCTGCAGGACGAAGCCCAGGCCCTGGCCCAGCGGCTGGCCGCCATGCCCGTGAAGGCGCTGGTCGCCACGCGCAATGCGATCGATGCCGCCGCGCAGATGGACTACGGCCAGGCCCTGGCCCGTGAGGCGGCCGTGCAGCGCACGCTGGGCGCTTCGGCCGACTACCGCGAGGGCGTCGAGGCCTTCATCGGCAAGCGCGCTCCCGTGTTCAAAGACCGCTGA
- a CDS encoding TetR/AcrR family transcriptional regulator, translating into MARGRSPGYDDQREMILRHAAELFARRGYPATSMNEVAEACGLSKPTLYHYFRDKYNLLVHIADGHVSRLQALVEEVEAQQLAPEARLRELIHRFVEEYAEAQHAHRVLTEDVRFLQPEDSERILGKERAVVAAFATALGQLRPDTDAAGLTKALTMLLFGMINWMFTWLKPDGELDYGTMAPIVADLFFGGFPAVRMPIEPAQRPARP; encoded by the coding sequence ATGGCCCGAGGACGCTCCCCCGGATACGACGACCAGCGCGAAATGATCCTCCGCCATGCCGCCGAACTGTTCGCACGCCGCGGCTATCCCGCCACCTCGATGAACGAGGTGGCCGAGGCCTGCGGCCTGTCCAAGCCCACGCTGTACCACTACTTTCGCGACAAGTACAACCTGCTCGTGCACATCGCCGACGGCCATGTCTCGCGCCTGCAGGCGCTGGTGGAGGAGGTCGAGGCCCAGCAGCTCGCGCCCGAGGCGCGGCTGCGCGAACTGATCCACCGCTTCGTCGAGGAATACGCCGAGGCCCAGCACGCCCACCGCGTGCTGACCGAGGACGTGCGCTTCCTGCAGCCCGAGGACAGCGAGCGCATCCTGGGCAAGGAGCGCGCCGTGGTGGCCGCCTTCGCCACCGCGCTGGGGCAACTGCGCCCCGACACCGATGCCGCGGGCCTGACCAAGGCGCTGACCATGCTGCTGTTCGGCATGATCAACTGGATGTTCACCTGGCTCAAGCCCGACGGCGAACTCGACTACGGGACCATGGCGCCCATCGTTGCGGACCTGTTCTTTGGTGGATTTCCTGCCGTCCGAATGCCCATTGAACCGGCCCAAAGACCCGCGCGTCCATGA
- the paaC gene encoding 1,2-phenylacetyl-CoA epoxidase subunit PaaC has protein sequence MQATSIHTSQDPAVQYLLRIGDTCLILAQRLSEWCGHGPVLEEDIALSNMALDLVGQARAVLTRAGQIEGRGHDEDQLAFLRDERDYVNVTLVELPRGDFAFTVVRNAMVATLFKLLWERLATSSDTELAAIAGKAVKEARYHQQHAADWVVRLGDGTAESRRRTEAALKALWRYTPELFVVDAVDESAHATGLGPRWADLQDAWTGEMAQILAAASLATPQASAFRSTGKQGVHSEHMGYILAEMQYLQRSFPGGVW, from the coding sequence ATGCAAGCCACCAGCATCCACACCAGCCAGGACCCGGCCGTGCAGTACCTGCTGCGCATCGGCGATACCTGCCTCATCCTGGCCCAGCGCCTGTCCGAATGGTGCGGCCACGGCCCCGTGCTCGAAGAGGACATCGCCCTGTCCAACATGGCGCTGGACCTCGTGGGCCAGGCGCGCGCCGTGCTCACCCGGGCCGGCCAGATCGAAGGCCGCGGCCACGACGAAGACCAGCTGGCCTTCCTGCGCGACGAGCGCGACTATGTCAACGTGACCCTGGTGGAGCTGCCGCGCGGTGACTTCGCCTTCACCGTGGTGCGCAATGCCATGGTGGCCACCCTCTTCAAGCTGCTGTGGGAGCGCCTGGCCACCTCCAGCGACACGGAGCTGGCCGCCATTGCCGGCAAGGCAGTCAAGGAGGCGCGCTACCACCAGCAGCATGCGGCCGACTGGGTCGTGCGCCTGGGCGACGGCACGGCCGAATCGCGCCGCCGCACCGAAGCGGCCTTGAAGGCCCTGTGGCGCTACACGCCCGAGCTTTTCGTGGTCGACGCGGTGGACGAATCCGCCCACGCCACCGGTCTGGGCCCGCGCTGGGCCGACCTGCAGGACGCCTGGACCGGCGAGATGGCGCAGATCCTGGCCGCTGCCAGCCTGGCCACGCCCCAGGCATCGGCGTTCCGCAGCACCGGCAAGCAGGGCGTGCACAGCGAGCACATGGGCTACATCCTGGCCGAGATGCAGTACCTGCAGCGCAGCTTCCCCGGGGGCGTGTGGTGA
- a CDS encoding branched-chain amino acid ABC transporter permease has protein sequence MDLQIALLLGQDGIVNGAIYGLMALALVLVFSVTRVIFIPQGEFVAFGALTMAMMQGGRIPATLWLLLGMAAVVLLVEVVRFQRGSPVNWPATVVWCLVLPLLACALIIGLRPTSLGMQALTTLILITPMGPLLYRLAYRPLADATVLMLLIVSVALHGVLVGLGLLFFGAEGSRTPPFSEARFDLGGIPVSGQSLVVLGVTLALVMLLFLFFGRSMVGKALRATALNRVGARLMGIPTELSGDVSFALAALIGAVSGLLIAPLTTVYYDTGFLIGLKGFVAAIVGGLGSYPMALLGALIVGQLEAFASFWASAYKEVLVFTLIVPVLWWRSLNSRHVEDEE, from the coding sequence ATGGATTTGCAGATTGCCCTGCTGCTGGGGCAGGACGGCATTGTCAATGGCGCCATCTACGGACTGATGGCGCTGGCGCTGGTGCTGGTTTTTTCCGTGACCCGGGTGATCTTCATCCCCCAGGGCGAGTTCGTGGCCTTCGGGGCGCTGACCATGGCCATGATGCAGGGCGGGCGCATTCCCGCCACGCTGTGGCTGCTGCTGGGCATGGCCGCTGTGGTGCTGCTGGTCGAGGTGGTGCGCTTTCAGCGCGGCAGCCCCGTGAACTGGCCCGCCACCGTGGTCTGGTGCCTGGTGCTGCCGCTGCTGGCGTGCGCACTCATCATCGGGCTGCGCCCCACCTCGCTGGGCATGCAGGCGCTCACCACGCTGATCCTGATCACGCCCATGGGGCCGCTGCTGTACCGCCTGGCGTATCGCCCGCTGGCCGATGCCACGGTGCTGATGCTGCTCATCGTCTCGGTGGCGCTGCATGGCGTGCTGGTGGGCCTGGGCCTGTTGTTCTTCGGCGCCGAAGGCTCGCGCACGCCACCGTTCTCCGAGGCGCGCTTCGACCTCGGCGGCATCCCCGTCTCGGGCCAGTCGCTGGTGGTGCTGGGCGTCACGCTGGCGCTGGTGATGCTGCTGTTCCTGTTCTTCGGCCGCTCCATGGTGGGCAAGGCGCTGCGCGCCACGGCCCTCAACCGCGTGGGGGCGCGCCTCATGGGCATTCCCACCGAACTCTCGGGCGACGTGAGCTTCGCCCTGGCCGCGCTGATCGGTGCGGTCTCGGGCCTCTTGATCGCCCCGCTCACCACCGTGTACTACGACACGGGTTTCCTGATCGGCCTCAAGGGCTTCGTCGCGGCCATCGTGGGCGGCCTGGGCAGCTATCCCATGGCGCTGCTCGGCGCGCTGATCGTGGGCCAGCTGGAGGCCTTTGCATCGTTCTGGGCCAGTGCCTACAAGGAGGTTCTCGTGTTCACGCTGATCGTTCCCGTGCTGTGGTGGCGCTCGCTCAACAGCCGCCATGTGGAGGATGAGGAATGA
- the paaK gene encoding phenylacetate--CoA ligase PaaK, whose translation MAVRHPAPGDLEPIETASRDEVQALQLQRLRWTLQHAYDNVPHYRRAFDAKGVHPSDLKQLSDLSRFPFTVKKDLRDNYPFGMFAVPREKVARIHASSGTTGKPTVVGYTLKDIDTWADLVARSIRAAGGRAGDLIHVAYGYGLFTGGLGAHYGAERAGCTVIPMSGGQTEKQVQLIRDFGPSIIMVTPSYMQVINEEFVRQGLDPRESSLKVGIFGAEPWTEAMRREIETKAGIDAVDIYGLSEVMGPGVASECIESKDGPVVWEDHFYPEIIDPETGEVLPDGQEGELVFTSLSKEALPMIRYRTRDLTRLLPPTSRAFRRMGKIVGRSDDMLIIRGVNVFPTQIEEIVLQNEKLSGQYQILVARDGNLDQVTVRCELQPGVADGERPDLTGWVQHRIKTLVGITCQVEVLATDSIERTLVGKARRVIDQRPR comes from the coding sequence ATGGCCGTGCGCCACCCCGCTCCAGGCGACCTGGAGCCCATCGAAACCGCCAGCCGCGACGAAGTCCAGGCCCTGCAGCTGCAGCGCCTGCGCTGGACGCTGCAGCACGCCTACGACAACGTGCCGCACTACCGCCGCGCCTTCGATGCCAAGGGCGTGCACCCGTCCGATCTGAAGCAGCTGTCCGACCTCTCCAGGTTCCCCTTCACCGTCAAGAAGGACCTGCGCGACAACTACCCCTTCGGCATGTTCGCCGTGCCGCGCGAAAAGGTGGCCCGCATCCACGCCTCGTCGGGCACCACGGGCAAGCCCACGGTGGTGGGCTACACCTTGAAGGACATCGACACCTGGGCCGACCTGGTGGCGCGCTCCATCCGCGCGGCCGGCGGGCGCGCCGGCGACCTGATCCATGTGGCCTATGGCTACGGCCTGTTCACGGGCGGCCTGGGCGCGCACTACGGCGCCGAGCGCGCAGGCTGCACGGTGATCCCCATGTCGGGCGGCCAGACCGAAAAGCAGGTGCAGCTGATCCGCGACTTCGGGCCCAGCATCATCATGGTCACGCCGTCCTACATGCAGGTCATCAACGAGGAGTTCGTGCGCCAGGGGCTGGACCCGCGCGAGAGCTCGCTCAAGGTCGGCATCTTCGGCGCCGAGCCCTGGACCGAGGCCATGCGCCGCGAGATCGAGACCAAGGCCGGCATCGACGCGGTGGACATCTACGGCCTGTCCGAAGTGATGGGCCCGGGCGTGGCCAGCGAGTGCATCGAGAGCAAGGACGGCCCCGTGGTCTGGGAAGACCATTTCTACCCCGAGATCATCGACCCCGAGACGGGCGAGGTTCTGCCCGACGGCCAGGAGGGCGAACTCGTCTTCACCTCGCTGAGCAAGGAGGCGCTGCCCATGATCCGCTACCGCACGCGCGACCTCACGCGCCTCTTGCCGCCGACCTCGCGCGCTTTCCGCCGCATGGGCAAGATCGTGGGCCGCTCGGACGACATGCTCATCATCCGCGGCGTGAACGTGTTCCCCACGCAGATCGAAGAGATCGTGCTGCAGAACGAGAAGCTGTCGGGCCAGTACCAGATCCTGGTGGCGCGCGACGGCAACCTCGACCAGGTCACCGTGCGCTGCGAGTTGCAGCCCGGCGTGGCCGACGGCGAGCGCCCCGACCTCACCGGCTGGGTGCAGCACCGCATCAAGACCCTGGTGGGCATCACCTGCCAGGTCGAGGTGCTGGCCACCGATTCCATCGAACGCACGCTGGTGGGCAAGGCCCGCCGCGTGATCGACCAGCGCCCACGCTAA
- the paaB gene encoding 1,2-phenylacetyl-CoA epoxidase subunit PaaB: MSTNAPSDAATSATATEWPLWEVFVRSKAGLDHKHCGSLHAADPKMAIQLARDVYTRRQEGTSVWVVRSDQIVASDPGEKSMYFDPAQDKVYRHPTFYVLPESVDHM; this comes from the coding sequence ATGAGCACCAACGCCCCTTCTGACGCCGCGACCTCTGCGACCGCCACCGAATGGCCCCTTTGGGAGGTCTTTGTGCGCAGCAAGGCCGGGCTGGACCACAAGCACTGCGGCAGCCTGCACGCCGCCGACCCGAAGATGGCCATCCAGCTGGCGCGCGACGTCTACACCCGGCGCCAGGAAGGCACCAGCGTCTGGGTCGTGCGCTCCGACCAGATCGTGGCCAGCGACCCCGGCGAGAAGTCCATGTACTTCGACCCGGCGCAGGACAAGGTCTACCGCCACCCCACCTTCTACGTGCTGCCCGAGTCCGTGGACCACATGTGA
- the paaA gene encoding 1,2-phenylacetyl-CoA epoxidase subunit PaaA produces MYTQAMDTMGKDGGDAGNKALRSAEEMQRQEAFDARIDAGEFIEAKDWMPDHYRKTLLRQISQHAHSEIVGMLPEGNWISRAPTLKRKAILLAKVQDEGGHGLYLYAAAETLGSSRDQMLDALHTGRAKYSSIFNYPTLTWADMGTIGWLVDGAAIMNQVPICRCSYAPYARAMVRICREESFHQRQGYDALLTMMQQGTDAQRAMVQDAVNRWWWPSIMMFGPPDDQSPNSAQSMRWGIKRVSNDTLRQKFIDATVEQAKVLGVTLPDPDLQWNEERQAHDYGAIDWSEFWRVIGGDGPCNEERLGARVKAWEDGAWVREAALAHAAKYAPVKAAA; encoded by the coding sequence ATGTACACCCAGGCCATGGACACCATGGGCAAGGACGGCGGCGACGCCGGCAACAAGGCCCTGCGCAGCGCCGAGGAGATGCAGCGCCAGGAGGCCTTCGACGCGCGCATCGACGCGGGCGAATTCATCGAGGCCAAGGACTGGATGCCCGACCACTACCGCAAGACCCTGCTGCGCCAGATCAGCCAGCATGCGCACTCGGAGATCGTCGGCATGCTGCCCGAGGGCAACTGGATATCGCGCGCGCCCACGCTCAAGCGCAAGGCCATCCTGCTGGCCAAGGTACAGGACGAGGGCGGCCACGGCCTGTACCTGTACGCCGCGGCCGAAACCCTGGGCAGCTCGCGCGACCAGATGCTGGATGCGCTGCACACCGGGCGCGCCAAGTACAGCTCCATCTTCAACTACCCCACGCTGACCTGGGCCGACATGGGCACCATCGGCTGGCTGGTCGATGGCGCGGCCATCATGAACCAGGTGCCGATCTGCCGCTGCTCGTACGCGCCCTACGCGCGGGCCATGGTGCGCATCTGCCGCGAGGAGAGCTTCCACCAGCGCCAGGGCTACGACGCGCTGCTCACCATGATGCAGCAGGGCACCGACGCCCAGCGCGCCATGGTGCAGGACGCGGTCAACCGCTGGTGGTGGCCCTCCATCATGATGTTCGGCCCGCCCGATGACCAGTCGCCCAACTCCGCGCAATCCATGCGCTGGGGCATCAAGCGCGTCTCCAACGACACGCTGCGCCAGAAGTTCATCGACGCCACCGTCGAGCAGGCCAAGGTGCTGGGCGTGACCCTGCCCGACCCCGACCTGCAATGGAACGAGGAGCGCCAGGCGCACGACTACGGCGCCATCGACTGGAGCGAGTTCTGGCGCGTGATCGGCGGCGACGGCCCCTGCAACGAAGAGCGCCTGGGCGCCCGCGTGAAAGCCTGGGAAGACGGCGCCTGGGTGCGCGAAGCGGCCCTTGCGCACGCGGCCAAGTACGCGCCGGTGAAGGCTGCCGCCTGA
- the paaI gene encoding hydroxyphenylacetyl-CoA thioesterase PaaI, with the protein MDSTTSPMDPQAIAEHVRTGMLANDRATQGLGIAITAIAPGRATLEMTVRADMLNGFDICHGGFITTLADSAFAFSCNARNDMTVASGLSIDFLAPAREGDRLTAVATEVSLAGRTGVYDVNVHNQRGEAIAVFRGRSYCMKGKPTVPLADAAGC; encoded by the coding sequence ATGGACTCCACCACCTCCCCCATGGACCCCCAGGCCATCGCCGAGCATGTGCGCACCGGCATGCTCGCCAACGACCGCGCCACGCAGGGCCTGGGCATCGCCATCACGGCCATCGCGCCGGGCCGGGCCACGCTCGAGATGACCGTGCGCGCCGACATGCTCAACGGCTTCGACATCTGCCACGGCGGCTTCATCACCACGCTGGCCGACTCGGCGTTCGCCTTCTCGTGCAATGCGCGCAACGACATGACCGTGGCCTCGGGCCTGTCCATCGACTTCCTGGCGCCCGCGCGCGAGGGCGACCGCCTCACGGCCGTGGCCACCGAAGTCTCGCTGGCTGGCCGCACAGGCGTGTATGACGTGAACGTGCACAACCAGCGCGGCGAGGCCATCGCGGTGTTCCGCGGCCGCTCGTACTGCATGAAGGGCAAGCCCACCGTGCCGCTTGCCGATGCCGCCGGCTGCTGA
- the paaE gene encoding 1,2-phenylacetyl-CoA epoxidase subunit PaaE, whose translation MSVIFHPLRVRAIEPDTAEAVIVSFDVPPELREVFGFTQGQYLTLRTDIGGQDLRRSYSICAGVDDAELRVGVRKVNGGVFSNWINAQLKVGDTLQVMAPQGRFFVPIQAQAQRHYLGIAGGSGITPILSIMKTVLAREPRSRFTLIYGNRTLQSTMFKEEIEDLKNRYLTRLVLHHVFSAEQTDAPLNMGFVNREKLAEFLKALVPAQKIDEAFICGPFQMNDEAEAALLAGGVPAERIHVERFGVALPAGGQVGAVVHEALPGDAKTSRIAIVRDGLRREFPFSGEQASILDAASAAGLEVPFSCTSGVCGTCRAKCVEGEVRMERNFALDKNEVAAGFVLTCQCRPLSDSVVLSFDER comes from the coding sequence ATGAGCGTCATCTTCCATCCCCTGCGCGTGCGCGCCATCGAGCCCGACACGGCCGAGGCCGTCATCGTCTCCTTCGACGTGCCGCCCGAGCTGCGCGAGGTCTTCGGCTTCACCCAGGGCCAGTACCTCACGCTGCGCACCGACATCGGTGGCCAGGACCTGCGCCGCTCGTACTCCATCTGCGCCGGCGTGGACGATGCCGAGCTGCGCGTGGGCGTGCGCAAGGTCAACGGCGGTGTGTTCTCCAACTGGATCAACGCGCAGCTCAAGGTGGGCGACACCCTGCAGGTCATGGCGCCGCAGGGCCGCTTCTTCGTGCCCATCCAGGCCCAGGCGCAGCGCCACTACCTGGGCATCGCGGGCGGCAGCGGCATCACGCCCATCCTGTCCATCATGAAGACGGTGCTGGCGCGCGAACCCCGCAGCCGCTTCACGCTGATCTACGGCAACCGCACGCTGCAGTCCACGATGTTCAAGGAGGAGATCGAGGACCTCAAGAACCGCTACCTCACGCGCCTGGTGCTGCACCATGTGTTCTCGGCCGAGCAGACCGACGCGCCGCTGAACATGGGCTTCGTGAACCGCGAGAAGCTCGCCGAGTTCCTGAAGGCCTTGGTCCCCGCGCAGAAGATCGACGAGGCCTTCATCTGCGGCCCCTTTCAGATGAACGATGAGGCCGAGGCCGCGCTGCTGGCCGGCGGCGTGCCGGCCGAGCGCATCCATGTGGAGCGCTTCGGCGTGGCCCTGCCCGCAGGAGGGCAGGTCGGCGCGGTGGTGCACGAGGCGCTGCCGGGCGATGCCAAGACCTCCCGCATCGCCATCGTCCGCGACGGCCTGCGGCGCGAATTCCCGTTCTCGGGCGAGCAGGCCAGCATCCTCGATGCGGCCTCGGCCGCCGGGCTGGAGGTGCCGTTCTCGTGCACCTCGGGCGTGTGCGGTACCTGCCGCGCCAAGTGCGTGGAGGGCGAGGTGCGCATGGAGCGCAACTTCGCGCTCGACAAGAACGAGGTGGCCGCCGGCTTCGTGCTCACCTGCCAGTGCCGGCCGCTGTCCGACAGCGTGGTGCTGTCGTTCGACGAACGCTGA